Genomic DNA from Lactuca sativa cultivar Salinas chromosome 8, Lsat_Salinas_v11, whole genome shotgun sequence:
ATTAAGATGATGGCTGACCAAATGGTTTCTAAGTTCAATAAGTATTGGTCTGTAATTCATGGGGTAATGGGAATGGCAGCGGTTTTAGATCCATGATACAAATTAAAGTTTGTGGAGTTACTTTTTCCTGTGCTTTATGGAGAAGAAAAGGCAAAGATTGAATTTTAAAATTTGGAGGCGTTTGTCCAAACTTTGTTTCAAGAGTACGTGTCAAGTAATGCATCTAAAAAAAAGGAAGAGTGAAGGTATTATATTCTTCTTATTGTTTGTATAATAAATAGATCATATCTtaaattattaacatttttaTAATAAACATTAGGTTTTTATGGTGGTTCAGTTCCTGGTTCATCTTCATTTGGTTCTAGTATCTCTTCCGGTCATCGTGTTGGATTCAAAAAGCTCTTATCGGATATTGCTTTTATTACTAGAGATGATGATGAATCAGGAGGTATGAGTGAGTTGGATAACTACTTGAAGGAGAAATTGTTGCCTAAAGATATGGAACTTGATTTGTTGGCATGGTGGAAAACAAATAGGATTAAGTACCCGACACTACAAAGGATAGCTAAAGATATATTAGCTATTCCTGTTTCCACTGTTGCCTCGGAATCAGCTTTCAGCACTAGTGGAAGATTAGTAAGTCCTCATCGTAGTCGACTTCATCCAAAGTCGTTGGAGGCTTTAATGTGTGCTCAAAGTTGGTTGTTGAATGAAATTCGAGGTAGTATactattttatattaattatatgaaattgtgaatttttttttgCATATTAATAATATTGATTTTATGCAGTAACTTGTTCTGAAGAGACCGAGGCATATTGTCGTTCTGTTGAATTTGATTATGATGTGGAAGAGGTAAAACGACACttctaaaaatattaattttatatcGTTTCCatgattttgtttgattttgagtTTGTTTAATATTTTGTAGGAAAACACTAAAGAAAGCGGGACAACAAGTTTGgatgattttgtttgattttgagtTTGTAACTTTGTTTTAATGTTAATTGGTAATGTATTATTGTGATGAATTAGTTTTTCATGTTGTGTACTTGGATGTTTTGGTTGGTTGGTTGATGTTGCAATATTAGACTATTAGTAATTTCTATTTGGTTAAATGATTTAAGAACTTATTTGGTATTTTAAGCCTATGCAACATCTTAATTTATCATTATGTATttgtagtttttccttctttttttttCTGCCATATTTCGGGTTATAGGGTTGGGTTATCGGGTAATTATCGGGTTTCAGGTTTAGGTTCGGGTTCGGGGAAAGTTTCATCCCCGACGGGGCGCCCCGATAAGAAACCCGTCGGGTATCGGGTCGGGTTCGGGTACATATGTAAAAATCGGGTTCGGGTTTGGGACACCATGCCCCGCCCCGAACCCACCCCATTGCCATTcctagattagtgtctaagtccataacgattttggtatgtacttgacccgattatgtattgtccttttgggttaccttcaccaaagcaactagataggatgatttatggagaaagaggattaattatgatttattaatatattatatgaataatatattaaaagagaaatcatattgtttaattaataatagttgataattaataagaattaattttgtggctaaaagacattaattaaataaaggggactagaatttTCAattgtgatagttgaatattgggctaatggactccatattagagagGTGGATGAATTTTATGGAAAAactcattagaaatcgtccaaggcctctaagaagagagtccatgggctgcttggggcctaagcagtcaaattagggtttccttgtttgataaccctaatagccttactatttaaggacccctagagcactaaaaacgtggccaagagtctccttagggtttctagacgtttttgggtgcttCTCCTCTTTTCCtaagtcatcctcttgctcttggtgtttgtgaaccattagaggtactacgcttgtggtacttgctttcaaagctaaggagattcaaggaactagttgttattactatataacaacaaaaggtatgtattatattcttctatgtggatttcgaaaatagtactagcatgccaggtttctttttgtgttcataaagttgtataactaatagtgataacatagatccaactctagggttgcatgcacacataggattgtttgtataaaaaccatcagtggtatcagagccattggtttttgttttcagttAGCATtattcaaatgtatgaacttgacaaattagggtttatagctagtaaaccctagggcttggtaattttcgcaattagggttgcaaaaccctagttggcgattttTTTGATAGGGTTTTTAAACCCATTCCTTTGTCTCCATATTTTCGAAATTTGGGTTTGTaaccctagggtttttcaaaaatCATATGTCCCCTACATAGGATTCCCAATTTTTTTTTGGGATTTGGATAatgtcatatcttgtaattatccttgaTTCCTTAAATAGATAATTAATGGTCTTATGGATTATCCCATTCCATAAATTTTCAAATCTTAGGGGATATGAGATTAGATTAAATTAATTATCTAATTTAATAGATAATCCTACAagatttaataattttaaattaattggttaattttggataattattaaatcaatatttaacatttaagagtttaaaattaaaaggttttaattttagaaaaagttAATTATGATtaaaaaaccctagtattttttgaaaagttcaaattacactcttatggttttgttaagttaattaaaagtataattaaaagagagttaataaatccataatcatatggtttatatttaatcaaattaaaagtgtaatttattaaattaaaccacctggtattttaaaagcgtaaaatacacccttatactatatataacattaaaagtctaatattatatatgtataacttaaactgctagtcttaccgttagtaggtctcattcacgaagccggtctataagggggtataaggttatggcatataaaatggtcgtttaatgggtgtccactctcacccactgcttccttgattggtggagggtcgttagccgaacgggtaggatagggcaaaccctttccattaaaagtataatgaagtataaagtaactaaatttttttacaaaaattcccaatcttagttactttaggaaaaagtgaattgatgtaattccataaaattacactttgtacccttgctaagacgttagtggagcatgtgtggttaaccggcacactaattgagttctaagcaaaggtggcaaagggtgactcgaggtttgtcatagtttggtggagagtgtgtggttaaccggcacatcgaataggcgactgtaacattggggccaccatgtacatttgcatggttattcacaccctgttttgtgatcctcggcatcccagtcacaaatcgaggggcatatcgagatttaaacatgcaattgaaaagttcaatgaatctcaaaagatctaggagttttcaatacatttgaaacttaaatttcttttttgttttcatggtggaaattggtaaatcgtcatttacctaccttcaaatattctgcaactagattacgacatccctcttataGGTTgtggagtattgtgttggatcctagcctcgatgtttcatttgggtgtcacatcaaggattctaatcaacttaacttgaattttctcccgttttgtagatgtctagttatgacaatcatggtcttcccaaatcccatggaacaagatttccaaatgaagatgatgttccacgagatcatgcttcacttcctccacctcctccagttgttctccttaacccacaagttcataggattgaaaatttcaagctcactcaagcccttttgacaagtaaacacgaagatgggaaacctgtgtgtgcacacgtcttagagatgaagttacacattgataggttaaggatatTGGGTGTTGAGATTTCatgtgagttggctgttgattgggttcttcagtcacttcttgaatcatatagtgagtttgttagagagtactatataatggatcacgatgtgaccctcatggatctcacctatttgcttatagctgctaaatcagcaatgatttggcgtgctggtcaagcaaatttgtctggtgagtcAAACTCCCAAACTGCAATGGACACTGGAAACATCGGAATtctagaaagaactaagtctatgattgtccgatgtgatgtgccaaaggagtccatttgcttttattgccaagagaaggggcattggagatgaagctgccctaactacctgagagatctaagagatgggagagtcaagacgcatgactctacttcaggtaaaatccattaacaaactcttttaagttcctattctagattcttaatacatgatgtaataatattacattttgatgttttataggatcgaataaaagataggaagcttaagggaagacgtgagctgaatctaatcatgaagaaatggatttcgatcgcattccttgaagattagattcttgagctactacctGGAGTTAGAAtggattgctaagaaatatgtattaacatagttttcaattgaattgcattgtaaggacaaatttttccgcaataaaataaaattttcttttatcttatttatttatccttgcaatggcgtgtatgagaaattgatgtttgaaggtttataTTATTAGCAacgatggatttgattcttaattaggttatttgtggaaatgtcgagaatttaccaaatagggagagtttctcatcgcccaagtttcaattagacagaaacttggaatcatacaacttggttgcgtgatgaatggGAGACTccatattttggaaattagactaattctttgacaaaatgtcaagtgaaggactaggagatcgagcacactaggttgtgtgttgatcaagtccaccacaagagtgacaaagatattcgtcatgatttactaaagtttagtaaatatgattatacttataagattaagtgtcacaccccaaaaccgataacggcggaatacgtttcgggtggatgacgtagtgaacagtatcatcacaattgcataatagtaaaaacaagaaacatacaaccattgcatttacatagcattttaattacaagtgtgttttgtaatgtttaacaatcactcaaaagtaattcaaaaataagagatgggtcttgtgtgctccaccttctccaaaaatgccgcgtctgtacctgtctatctttgacctgaagatacaagttattttgaaaacaattatcagcataaagctggtgagttcataagagtttagtgtgagttttagtatacaaagcattagtgttaaaaatgtatcatttacgttcataagtagtagaaacttagaaaatcccatattttccagaaaatacattgtaagtgacaatctgtgaaaagtatgcattctttgtTTCTTTGAAAACAGTATATTGTAAAAATacattggcaaatctccaaataacaaacgtgataggataagttaagcccgtgatcaatgatagaggtgcgagctccctttagtgatagatacttgctTACTTCGATATGTAGTTTAGcctttagtgtagtattttagagtagttgtagtgtattccttgtatattactagtagtgaggataatagaggatcccatgaccttcctgaTCATGCATAGTgaagtgaagtagtggcatcc
This window encodes:
- the LOC122195741 gene encoding zinc finger BED domain-containing protein RICESLEEPER 2-like, which gives rise to MHLKKRKSEGFYGGSVPGSSSFGSSISSGHRVGFKKLLSDIAFITRDDDESGGMSELDNYLKEKLLPKDMELDLLAWWKTNRIKYPTLQRIAKDILAIPVSTVASESAFSTSGRLVSPHRSRLHPKSLEALMCAQSWLLNEIRVTCSEETEAYCRSVEFDYDVEEENTKESGTTSLDDFV